Below is a genomic region from Phycisphaerae bacterium.
CGCATGCCGGTTGTCCGTTCTTCTCGTCGCAACCCGCCCGGCCGTTGTTCAAGCACACGTTAACAGACACATAAGCGCCCTCATAGGCGCCGCTAATTGGCCTGGCCTCGTAGTGATAGATGGACAGCGGCGCTCCCACGCCGTTGCGGCAGCCGGCCGTACAGTCAACTCGCGCTGACTGGATATCGGCCAGCCCCGTCCACGTCGCCCGCACCTCGAACTCCACCACCGTCCCGCCGTGTTCCAGCGTGATCGACGACCCGTCGATTACCGTCCCCGGCGGATTGCCGCCGACGACCCCCACCGGAACCAGGCTGATCGTCCCGCTCTGCTGCCCCAGGCAGGGACTGATGCACCAAAACGCACCCCATACCCCGGCCAACCCCACGACCCAAAAGTTCTGCGCTCTCTTGAACATGGCACCCGCTCCCGGCTGGAAAGATGGACGAACCCCGCGCCGATTCTCGCAGCAAGGCGCGTACCGCCACCGGGCGGCACGCAACCCACTTCTGTCTAGTCGCCGCCGGCATCCGTTTTCTTACGAGCGTCTTGATTTTCTTTTATTAAGATTGTGTAGCAGTGGGAAGTGCAGCCCAACCCGGTTCCCGGTGGTCTCAATTGGCTTGCCCAGCCACGGCCGCAACCCCCTGGGCGGCCCCATTTACCCTGCTTTCCAGCGCCGGCCGAAGCCGCTCAAACTCCTCCCGCACCGGACGGTCCGGCAGAAGTTCCACGAATTGCTGTCCAAGAACCAGCGCCCTGGAGAAATCCCGCCGCCGAATGCAATCCGCAAACGTCCGCCGCAAACGCGTCTCTGTCTGGTCGGCCAGCCGCTCCAGCATTTCCCGCAATGGCTCGGCCGCGCCCGGCTCGCTCAGGTCGACAATCGCCGAATAGACCCGCCGGCACGTCGCTAGATCACCTTCACGAATCGCGTGTTTCCACTCACCCAGCAGATTCCGCGTCGTCATTCGGGCATCGTCTTCGAAGTCATCCGAAGATTCCGGCCCCCATTGATCGGACGCGTCGCCCTTATCTTCCGAATTCCGCGAACCGGATGCCGGCGCCGTGGATCCGCCCGCCAGCGGCATAGGGGATTCGTCCACCGTCGCCGTCCCTGCCGGCCGCACATGCTCACCGCCCACGGTGCCGCCTTCCGCCAGACGAAGTTGCGCGACCGCCGTCTCCGCGGCCGACCGCGCCGGTGGTTCCTCTTCCAGCAATCGCACAAGCCGCGGGAAACGATCCCGGTTCAGCACCGCCGCCGCGAGCCCTGCCGGATCTCCGGAACCGATCTCCGCCAGGTTCAATAGCGCCGCCACTTCCGCGAGAGACGCCTCATGCGCTTCGTCTTCTCCATCCTCGGATTCGACGTTCAACTCCGGCTCGGCGATCGCTTCCGGAGATTCGGCTCCCTCTTCTCCAGACCCGACTTCCTCGCCGGCAGCAAGCGCCGGCTGCCCTGTGCCCTCTGCGGGCACCGCCGGTACAATCTCCGCGGCTTTCGTGCGGCGCTCTTCCTCCCGCGCCAGCTCCAGCGCCCGCAGCCGGCGCTGAACATCGTCAATCCCCGCCGAGATGGCCTTCGCCCGCACGCCGAGCCGCAACAACTGATTGAACACACCCAGTGCCGTAATCGCTCCGGTGATGATCAGAAACCCCAGGAATGTGCTCAGCCGATCCCCCGCCACGGCCGCGCTGAGCGACAGCAGCAGACCAATGCTGATGTATGTCGCCGCGACTACATACAGGGCCTTGCGACTGCGACGACTTCCATCCCCTAGATCATGAAACTCGAACATTTATGGTTTCCCAGTCCAACTCACCCAATTCGAGCTGAGCCGGACGCTGATCGTATTCACTGCTTCTTGGGCATTCGAAGTGGCACGAATGGGCCACCCTTGTTCGACGCGAGTTCCGCCGGATCAAGCCGATCGAGGCCCGCCAGCGTACTCGCCAGCGGTACGGAAACCTCCAGCCACATCGAAGGCGCCAGCGTCTCCACCCGGGCTTCCTTCAGGCCGGCCGGCAGCAGGACCGTATCGCCGACGTTGAACTCCACCGCACTGGATCCGCCGCCATATCGAACTCGACATCGACCCTCCAGGATCATCCACACGACGAAACTGCGATCCAGCGGTACCGGTTGGTCCGCCCCCTCCACCATCCGTACCCGGTCCACGCTGAACCACGGCGAACGTACCAGCGTCGTGACCGTCGTCCAGACGCTTGCGACGTGTTGCTGCCGTTCCTCCGGGTACGGTCCCGCGTCGAAGCGCGCGCAGCCCAGCCCCTGCTCCACGTGCAGTTCCCGCGGGCCGCCCACGCTCGGATCGATTCGATCCCAGTCGAACAGTCGATACGTCACGTCCGACGGGGTCTGTACTTCTGCGACCACCACGCCGCCGCCAAGTGCATGGATCACCCCCGAAGGCAGATAGTAGCAATGGCCCGCGCGCACGGGGATCCGGCACAGCAGATCTCCCACGCCTCGAGATTCCAGTGCGGCGCGGAACGCTTCCGCCGTCGTCCCATCCCGAGCGCCACGGAAAATGCAGGCGTCGTCGTTGGCGTGGACCACGTACCACGCTTCATTCTTCGGTCGAACCGCCCCGCCCAGGCGCTGCGCAGTCTCCTCGTCAGGATGCACCTGCACGCTCAGCGTTTCCCGGGCGTCGAGAAACTTCAGCAGCAGCGGGAATCGACCGTCGATCAGCTCAACATCACCCATCAGGGCCGGACCCCACTCCCTGACCAGATCGGGCAGCGCCGTCCCGCGCAGCGGCCCGTTGGCCACGACCGATACCTCCCCTTCCAGGTCGACGAGCTCCCAGGATTCTCCAATGGGCGCATCAGGAGGCAGCGTCTTTCCGAGCAGTCGCTCGAGATGGCGTCCTCCCCACACCTTGGACTTCAAGAGCGGTTCAAAGACGACGGGATAAACGTCCATGTCGCAGTACTTCCAGGGACGGGCGATTGTAGAGCCGAAGACCTCCCTGACAAGCCGCGACTGAAGTACGCCTGAATCAGGCCTTTGCGTTGCCGCGATCCTCGCCCGTTTGTACACTCCAAGCCGGCTTGTTCGATCGCAGGCGCCACGAGACGCCGACTACCGGAGACTGCTCATCATGACCGATTCTGCGGCACCCCAGGGAACGATTACCTTCGACGACTTCGTCAAGGTTCAGCTTCGCGTGGGCAAAGTCATTGAAGCCAAGGCCCACCCCAACGCCGACAAACTACTTATCCTGCGTGTCGATCTGGGAACGGAACAACGCCAGATCTGCGCGGGCCTGCGGGCCTACTACGCGCCCGAACAGCTCATGGGCAAGAACCTGATCATCGTGACCAATCTTGCCCCGCGCATGATGCGCGGCGAGGAAAGCAACGGCATGCTGCTGGCCGCCTCCAGCCCCGATAAATCGCGCGTGATCGTCCTGACCACGGACGAACCCATCGAGCCCGGCAGCACGATCAGTTAGCCCCATTGGGCCGCACCGCGCCCGAGGCGCTCAGGATCCGGCGGAATGCAACCGCCTGCGGTGGCGGACGTATCAGGAATAGCGAGCCTGTTTCCTTTGCGGCAGTCGTGCATAATGAAAAGGGCCATCCATCCCAACGCAGTCATGGGCCTTACCGGATCACTGCTCTGCGCGGGTGCGCTGCTCGCAACCGGCTGCGCCGACCCCCACTATCGAGTCGCCCGCGAGCGCCGCGACGCTAGCATTCAGTTCGTCTTGGACTCTTCCGCAAGGGTCGAGGGCGACTTCGGCGAGAATCTGGCGGAAATCCAGAGGGTGGACCGGCGCCTGACCGCCAATCGCAAAATCCTCGCCGAAGACATGGCGACGACGATCCGACACCTCGAAAACGACCGCGCCCGGCGCTGGCAGGAGGGCGAACTCGTCCCGCCGAACTTCAGCAATCGCCTCTTCTCTCGAGAGATAACCCAACGGGCCGAGGACTTCGCCCGCCTGGTCTATTGACTTGGGTTCATATCCGCGAACCGAAGGAATGCGGTGTCCGGCGGAAGAGCACCTCGCGCAACTGCGTTCCGAGCAGCAGCGTCGAGCGCCTCAGCTCCTCGTCGAACTCCTTTTTCCCTTTCTTTTCGGGAAGCTGCTGGGCGAATTCCTGCACCCGCCGCTCGAAAACCGATTGCGACAGCAGCAGAACATTGGGATTGTCCATCCGCGGATGCTCCGCCAGTTCCCGCAGGAACCGGCGCTGACCGGCCGACAACTTCAGATTCTCCAACGCCTCCCCAAAAACCTGCCACGCCTTCCCCTCTTTGCGCTGCCGGGCGCGACGAGCCATCAGTACGCCGGCGATCATGGTGAACGCCACGAATGCCGCGATGGTCAGCAGCACCAACAGGGCTTCCCGCAGCGAGCCTCCCCGCTCGAAACGCTCATGGGCTCCGCGAACCAGCGGCGGAAGGCCTCCTACGAACCTTGCAAGAGCCCAGGTGCTCATGATCGCGCCTTCTCCATCGTCACCATCGACGCGCTCGCCGCTTCCCCGCTCTTTGAAAATTCGCCCTGCGATGTCCCCATCGCCTGCCACCGCTCCAGAATGTCGCCCGCCGACCGGCGTACCGCCGGATCCTCGTCCGACTGCGCAAGTTGCCCCAATCGGCCCCGCTGCGACTGCAGGCCCAGGCGACCCACGACCCACAACCCGCTTCGCCGCCAGCCCGGCGACGGGTGCAAGAGCATGTCGATCAGTTCCGCGGCCGCGCGCGCCGACGCTCCCGGCAAGAGCGCCTTGATGGCATTGGCTCGCACGCGCCGGCTCTCGTCCCCCAGACGATCCGCAACCAGCCCCCGTGCCTCGCTGCGATCGGATCGCTCCGCTGCCTCGACCGCTGCCGCCCGAACCCGTGCGTCGGGATCGGTCAGCGCCGAACGCACGATCCGAGTCGCTGTCGGATCGGAAAGGTCCGCGAGCATTCCCACGGCGGCCGCGCGGACCGCGGTGTCACCGTCGTGGCACATCCGGTATACGACATCCCGCAGCGCCTCGGCCGCGCCCATCTCGCGGGCCACGATCAGCGCTCGCCGGCGCACCTCCGGGTCGAGCCCGGCCAGCCTCGCCCGCAGCAGGCGGAGAGAATCCGACCAGCGCACGCGGAGCACGTCCCGCTCTTCCCGGGTGGGATTCGGCGATGCGCCCACGTCGTGAATCAGCCGCCTGATCGCCGCGCCCAGCGGATCACTTCCGTCCGGCGACGGACTCTCCGTCGCATGCGTACCCACCGTCCGTCGCCGCCATTCCCGAATCGCCTCCGCGCCGACCGCGCCGCGATCACGCAGCGAAATGCGCCGCAGCAGCGCCTCCGCTTCCGGTCCGCGCTCGCACCGCAACGCGTTCAGCAACGAATCACGCAGCGCGGGATCGCCCTCGTCGAGAACCGTCGAGTAGATCGTCAACCGTTCGGACTGCGACAGGCCCATCAGCCGCGCCAGCGTCAGACCGGCCGCCACCTCGTCCTCCGCCCATCGCGCCCAACGTTCGACGCGCTGCGTCAGAAACGGTAGGCGCCGGAGCCGGCGCACCCCCTTGCGCACCGCCTCATCGCCGAGCACGTCGATCTCCCCCAGCAAACCGCGAAATGATACCTCATCGTCGATACGCGAAAGCCCGCGAATGGCGTGGCTCGACAGCGTATCGATGCCTACGGCCGACAACCGGAAGCGAATGAATCGCCCGTCGTCGCTTCTTTCCAGATACTTCTGGAGCACAATGGTTATGGGAGCCCGGCGACGATGGACGAGGTCGCGGATGGTGTCCATCGTTTCGACGGGGATGCCGAGTGCCATGAATATGACACCGCTCTGTCGATGAATCGACCAGCGCCGCAGAGCCAGCCGAAGGGCGTCCAGCACCGCGCAGCGACGTGCCGAAACCCGCTCGGTCGAATGGTCGTGCCCGCGAGCCGTCGAGGTGTCGTCCAGCAGCCTGCCGAGTGTCTGAATCGCTTCCCCCCGGGTCTTCGGGCAGGAATGCTCCAGCGCTCGTACCGCCAACTCGGCGAGATCCGCGGCCCGTGCTTCGGCGATCAGCTTCAGCGCCGTCACCCGTGCTTCACTCTCCCCCGATGCCAGCCGCGCCGCCAGCTCGGACCGCCAGGCCGACAGCTCCCGAAGAACCGCCTCCCGACCATCCCGCGACAACCGCGGCAAGGCTTCAAACGCCCTGGAAAGAGCCTCACGGTTCCCCCGTCGGACCAGCGCTTCAATCGCCGCCGCTTGCTCCATGCCCTCCAGTGTGGGCAGAACCTCTGCAATGGCCGCGTCGACGGCCTTGCTTGGCTGGGCAAGAAGTACCCCCCAGGTGTCCGGAAGAGCGGATAGGCTCATCAAGGAGATATCGGCCTGACGCGACGGCCGACTTTGCGGCAATCGTGGCCCAGACTGCTGAAAAGGGCAATTACCCCTCGGAAGCGGCGCCCACTCCCGTGCCAATCCGGATTCAGGTTAACGAAGGTCTTTCTCGAAGATGACCACGTTGTTGCCCGTGGCCGTGTCCCAGCGGATTCCGATAATGTCGAACCCCTCGGAGATCGCTAGGTGCAGCATGGGTCGATGCTGGTTCAGACACTCAAACCGCAGAATGCCGTACTGGTGTTCGCGGGCCCAGGCTGACTGCGCCTGGCTGAGCTGCGTCCCGATTCCCGCCCGGCGGAAATCCGGCAACACGCCCACCAGCCAGGTGAAATAGGTCGAGGGCATGAGCTCGAATCCGACAATGAAGCCAGCATGACGTTTTTCAACCATCGCCACCATCAGGTTGACGTTGTACCGCCCCTGGAACCGTCGCTTGAAGAATGATTCATCTCGCGCTGGACTCATCACCTGATTGTAAAGATCGGCAATCAGGGTCAGCTCACCCATTCCCACAGGCACGATGGTCGCGTCCGCCATGTTCTTCGAACTCCTGCCAGACCCCCGCAACTTCTCTATCGTACCGCGCGGACTGGCGCTGCAATAGCCTCGCTGACCCCGGATCACCGGCGTTGCCAATCCGCGTCGCTGGCGCTACGGTGACGCGCCATGAGAACCGACCCATCCGCTCGTCGCTACCTGGAGACCGGTTGCCTCGCCGCCGCCGCGGCGCTGTGCGCCATCGTCCTCGGATGCCAGACCGGTGACACCGGGAACGCGGCGTCGACCCCGGCCTTGACCCTGACCGATCGCCTGGTCCGCACCTACCCGGAACTCGAGAGTGGCCGCTTCGCTGTTATCGCCGATTTCGAGGATCCCGTGCACATGGAATTGGTTCAGGTCGTCAGTGTCTCCCCATCAGGACGATGCACGCTCGACCCCAACGGCGGGCGACCCCAAACCGGCGGCAGCGCTCTGGCCTTCACTTCCGGCTCGCCCAACGACGTCATGGTTCTGAGCAACGCCCACGCCGATCGCTGGTACCTCAAGCGCGACTGGCGCGCCTACGACCTTCTTCTCATGAGCATTCAAGCGCCACGACCGGGACTGACCGCCGATCTGGCGATCGGCACCGGCGCGAGTCTCAACCGGCGGTACAGCGAGACGGCCGTGCCCCTCGACGCCGGCTGGAACGTTCTCCGCCTTGACCTCGCCGAACTCGGCGAAAATCTCCCCCTCGATGATATTCAGGAAATCCGGCTCTCCCTTCGCGACTCCGGGCCATCCCCCGTGGTGCTGCACATCGATGACATTCTGCTGGTCAGCAGCCGCGAGACTCTCTGGGGTGATCCCGACGGTCCGGAAGATCAACTGTACGCCCAGCGCGTCGGACGTCGCTTCCGCATCGGCGCCAACGGCCGATTCGACCTCGGATTCTCCGGGGGACTCATCGTCGAAGCCTACAACCTCGCCTCCGACCCGTCCCGACTTCTGAATCTCGTTCGTCGAGGATCGCTTTCCCCCGTGCCGATCCGTCTCAACGCCTCCGGCCTTCCTGTGCCTGGATCAAACGCCCGCGACCGCGCCTTCGTCGAGGCGACACAGCGCATCGTGGAAGCCAACCGTTTGCGCATCGTCGTGGACAGCGAGTGGCGAATCCCGGCGCCGGGAGATTCCAGTGCCCTCCCTGCTCGCTGGCGAACCGTGATCTACCGCTCCGGCCGCGTCTTCGTGACCACGGAACTCTCTCCCCAGGCAACAGGCCGCGCGGGACTCATCTGGACACTGGCGGAATCCGCCGCCGCCCGGACCCGACTTTCAACGTCATCGCCCTCCGCCGGCGAGGCGCTTCCGCTGCTCGCCCTGATGAACGGCGACGCAACCTCAGCCGGGCTGCTCCGCGTCTACAACCCCGGCGATATCCGCCTGATCGAGCAGCGCGACCCTCTGGAAAAAACAGTTTCGATTCTCGCACTGCCCGAGCCCGGCGAGTCGCGCCCCACGCCGCGGGTCTGGTACACCTTGTGGTCGGCACCGGGTGCGCCGCCTCTCGATTGGACCGACGCACGCGACCAGGCGCGCTCGTTCCAGAATCCGCCCAAGCCCGTACTCCAGGCCGGTGCCTGGGCGCCTTCGCAGCCGCGCGACGAATCCGTCGCGGGCGCCTCCGACGCCGGATTCAATCGCATCATGGGCCAGTACGAAGTAACTCCCATGGCCGGAACCGCCCGTTTTCTCCTCAAGAGCGGGGATCGTCCGCTGCCCAACCCCGTCTTCGCGATTCCGCTACAACCACAGCAGCGCGTCTGGGTCTATGTCGATTACCTCATTCACCAGCCGGTCGAACGCGGCGACGGCTACGCCCTCTTCGAGGTCGAAACCAAACCGCAAAGCGACACGCTTGTCGAAGTGCTAACCGACGACGGCCGGACCTCCGGCAACGGCAATCCGGCGCGCAATTGACTTGTTCTATTCTAGCGACCGCAAGTAGCGGAAATCGAAAATCCCCGTGTCGTGCCCGTCGGACCATTCAAACTGAATGGCGTATTGCCCCACGAGCTTCGCATTGACCACGCGCACGTCGGTCGGATCGGATCGCAGCACCTTGAGCGGATTGTCATCCCGCTGTTCGCGCTCCGTCCGGCACGTCGCACACGGGCAGTTCTTCCGCAACACGGCAAGATCGAATCGGCTGGTCGTGCCATCCTTCCACTGCACGAGTAGTTCCTGCTCGCGCAGGCGCAGCTTGAGATCCGCGGGCGAAACGGACGCGTCATGCGGACCCCGTCCTTCACCACGCGGCGAATCGGAGGATGATTTCGTTTCGTCGCCCGCCATCGGCAATCTATCCTTCCTGCGCCGCGTGCCTTGGCGTCTCGCCACGCAGCACGCGGATCACGTCATCCACAACGTCGTTCATGCGCACCTGGCTCGATCGCGTCTGCGCCCCGGCATGAGGGGTCAGCACCGTTCGCGGCGCCGACAGCAGTGGATGCTCCTCCGGCAGCGGCTCCGGATCGACGACGTCCAGCCCCGCGCCGCCCAACAATCCCCCATGCAGACGCTCCGCCAACGCCATCGAGTCCACCAGAAGACCGCGCGCCGTGTTGATCAGCAGCCCCTCCGGACGGAACCGCTCCAGCGCGGCCGCGCCGATCATCCCCCGCGTCTGTTCCGTCAGCGGTACGTGCAGCGATACCACGGCCGCCCCTGCATAGAGCTCTTCCTTGGACAACGCCTGCGCCGGAAACTCCAGCGCCCCCACATCGACAATATCGTTGTACAGAATCGCCATGCCGAAACCAAGATGCGCCCGTCGCGCCACCGCCCGCCCGATCCGCCCCATTCCCACGATGCCCAGCGATAGCTCGGATAATTCGCGCCCCAACGGCAAGGATCGCCCGTCGGAGAATCGTCCCGCGCGGACCAGCCGATCCACCTCGGGAATCCTCCGCACCAGGCTGAGTATCAGCCCCATCGTCAGATCGGCCACCGCATCCGTTGACGCGGCCGGCGTGTACACCACCGCAATCCCGCGCCGACGTGCCGCGGTCAGATCGATGTTGTCCAGTCCCACACCCCCGCGCCCGACCACCTTCAACTTTGGCGCCGCCGCGATCAAGTCCTCCGTTACGCGCGTGTACGTTCGCACAAGAAGCGCATCCGCCTCCGCGACCCTTGCGCTCAGTTCACTCGGATCGGGACGATTGAGCTCCACAACCTCGCCCACGGCGCGCAGCCGGTTCACCGCGGCGGGATCGTAACGCTCGGCAACGACGATTCGTACAGAGGAGCTCACGCCCTCGATGTTCGCGCCGCCGCCCCCACCCGTCAACGCAACGCCATCCTCCTCCGCGCGCCTTCTTTGCCTCGCCCACCACAAAGGCCTATCATCGCACCGATGTCACAGCCCCCCATCGCCACCATGCTGGACCTAGCCTGCGAGCTCGCCGTCGGCGCCGGCAAAACCATCCGCAAGCACGTCGGACAGCGCCCCAGCCACTACAAGGCCGACAAGAGCGTCGTCACCGAAACCGACCACCTCGTGCAGGAACAACTCGTCCGCGCCATCCACGAAATGTTCCCCGAGCACGCCGTGCTCGGCGAGGAAAACCTGCCCGGCGGTGTTCGCGGCCCCTCCCCCTCCGACGCCCGCTTCTGCTGGGTGCTCGACCCCATCGACGGAACGCGCAACTTCGTGACCGGCTTCCCCTGCTACGGAACCTGCATCGCCGTGCTCGACCGCGCCGAACCCATTATCGGTGTCGTTGCCGAGCACGCCCTCGGCGACCTCTACCGCGCCACGCGCGGCGGCGGTGCCTGGTGCAACGACCGCCCCATGCAGGTCCGCGCACCCCATCCCGGCGAGGACATGCTCGTGGGCACCCCGTCCACCAAGGAGCCCCTCACGCTCCAGGTCCTCGACGTATGGTTGAAAACAAAAGGGATCGTATTCCGCAACACCGGATCGACGGCCGCTCACCTGGCGCTCGTCGCCCGGGGCTCCATGGCCGCTGCGTTCTCAAAGCGATGCAAGATCTGGGATATCGCGGCCGGGATGCTTCTGGTGACTGAAGCCGGGGGCGTCGTCACGAGTGCCTTCGGCGAGCCCCTGCTCCCCTTCAACCTTGCCGCCGATCACCCCCGAAATGACATTCCCTTCCTTTGCGGCGAGCCGGCGATCCACGCCCACCTGCTCCCCACCATCCCCCGCCCGACGTAGGATCCGCCGCGCGAACCACTTCCGCTGTGCCACTGCGCTTGGGCAGTGCAGCACAGCGTGAAACGCCCCTGGGTTTCGTCCTACGCGTTTTCCTTCAGGGCGCTGATGATCTCCATGAACGCTTTCTTGCCGTCGTTGAAGAACATCGACGTGTTGGGATTGGCAAACAGCGGGTTGGGAATACCCGCGAACCCCGGCGACAGCGACCGCTTGATGACGATGACCGACCGGCACTTGTCGATGTCGATGATGGGCATGCCCGCGATCGGCGAGTTCGGGTCCGTCCGCGCCACCGGATTCACCACGTCGTTCGCCCCCACCACGATGCCCACGTCCACCGTCTCCAGCGTGGGGTTGATCGCATCCATCTCCAGGAGCTTCTCGTACGGCACATCGGCCTCGGCCAGCAACA
It encodes:
- a CDS encoding HEAT repeat domain-containing protein; amino-acid sequence: MSLSALPDTWGVLLAQPSKAVDAAIAEVLPTLEGMEQAAAIEALVRRGNREALSRAFEALPRLSRDGREAVLRELSAWRSELAARLASGESEARVTALKLIAEARAADLAELAVRALEHSCPKTRGEAIQTLGRLLDDTSTARGHDHSTERVSARRCAVLDALRLALRRWSIHRQSGVIFMALGIPVETMDTIRDLVHRRRAPITIVLQKYLERSDDGRFIRFRLSAVGIDTLSSHAIRGLSRIDDEVSFRGLLGEIDVLGDEAVRKGVRRLRRLPFLTQRVERWARWAEDEVAAGLTLARLMGLSQSERLTIYSTVLDEGDPALRDSLLNALRCERGPEAEALLRRISLRDRGAVGAEAIREWRRRTVGTHATESPSPDGSDPLGAAIRRLIHDVGASPNPTREERDVLRVRWSDSLRLLRARLAGLDPEVRRRALIVAREMGAAEALRDVVYRMCHDGDTAVRAAAVGMLADLSDPTATRIVRSALTDPDARVRAAAVEAAERSDRSEARGLVADRLGDESRRVRANAIKALLPGASARAAAELIDMLLHPSPGWRRSGLWVVGRLGLQSQRGRLGQLAQSDEDPAVRRSAGDILERWQAMGTSQGEFSKSGEAASASMVTMEKARS
- a CDS encoding DUF971 domain-containing protein codes for the protein MAGDETKSSSDSPRGEGRGPHDASVSPADLKLRLREQELLVQWKDGTTSRFDLAVLRKNCPCATCRTEREQRDDNPLKVLRSDPTDVRVVNAKLVGQYAIQFEWSDGHDTGIFDFRYLRSLE
- a CDS encoding inositol monophosphatase, which encodes MSQPPIATMLDLACELAVGAGKTIRKHVGQRPSHYKADKSVVTETDHLVQEQLVRAIHEMFPEHAVLGEENLPGGVRGPSPSDARFCWVLDPIDGTRNFVTGFPCYGTCIAVLDRAEPIIGVVAEHALGDLYRATRGGGAWCNDRPMQVRAPHPGEDMLVGTPSTKEPLTLQVLDVWLKTKGIVFRNTGSTAAHLALVARGSMAAAFSKRCKIWDIAAGMLLVTEAGGVVTSAFGEPLLPFNLAADHPRNDIPFLCGEPAIHAHLLPTIPRPT
- the metG gene encoding methionine--tRNA ligase subunit beta: MTDSAAPQGTITFDDFVKVQLRVGKVIEAKAHPNADKLLILRVDLGTEQRQICAGLRAYYAPEQLMGKNLIIVTNLAPRMMRGEESNGMLLAASSPDKSRVIVLTTDEPIEPGSTIS
- a CDS encoding GNAT family N-acetyltransferase, with amino-acid sequence MADATIVPVGMGELTLIADLYNQVMSPARDESFFKRRFQGRYNVNLMVAMVEKRHAGFIVGFELMPSTYFTWLVGVLPDFRRAGIGTQLSQAQSAWAREHQYGILRFECLNQHRPMLHLAISEGFDIIGIRWDTATGNNVVIFEKDLR
- a CDS encoding class I mannose-6-phosphate isomerase, with the translated sequence MDVYPVVFEPLLKSKVWGGRHLERLLGKTLPPDAPIGESWELVDLEGEVSVVANGPLRGTALPDLVREWGPALMGDVELIDGRFPLLLKFLDARETLSVQVHPDEETAQRLGGAVRPKNEAWYVVHANDDACIFRGARDGTTAEAFRAALESRGVGDLLCRIPVRAGHCYYLPSGVIHALGGGVVVAEVQTPSDVTYRLFDWDRIDPSVGGPRELHVEQGLGCARFDAGPYPEERQQHVASVWTTVTTLVRSPWFSVDRVRMVEGADQPVPLDRSFVVWMILEGRCRVRYGGGSSAVEFNVGDTVLLPAGLKEARVETLAPSMWLEVSVPLASTLAGLDRLDPAELASNKGGPFVPLRMPKKQ